Proteins encoded within one genomic window of Glycine soja cultivar W05 chromosome 1, ASM419377v2, whole genome shotgun sequence:
- the LOC114412790 gene encoding uncharacterized protein LOC114412790: protein MGHEIESFIIGKNGGIVREIRDNGGSKDGDVTERLAHLEASRFNPSQAQPEVSSFPASGSIAVPHRMKLDVPKFDGSDATGWIFKITQFFEYHTTPDHERLTIASFYMEGQALAWFQWMHRNGQLSSWPAFLHALHSRFASTTYEDPTRLLCKLQQRSTVSSYLSDFETLANRIIGLPAPMALSCFISGLIPSIRREVQVMQPATISQAVAYAKLHEEKQNDARKAFRPVAGASSSSLQHSASAPLSTTPLLPTPTRTNSSTVPFKCLTSEELAMRREKGLCFQCDEKYSCGHKCSPSLFLLIMEDSEEVPESHDPQFTLPEILPKPPPAQLSFNALSGHVVLETLRMQGYIRGQPVSILIDGGSTHNFVHHRVVMSVGLTTTVTSPLRVTVGNGEELQCQHTCPNVEVTIQQHSFVIDFHVLPIRGADLVLGVQWLKTLGPVLTDYTTLTMKFMAAGHLVELRGEHEQALESISSSQLRRMIHTNGTSMMFHIQLEPCQTSQPDINPLPLKVEELINKYSQLFQPWNCHPHETLTTPLTSFQKQHQSTASPFSSPVLLVKKKDGSWRFCVDYRALNAITIRDRFPIPTIDELLDELGGARWFSKLDLMHGYNQILMKDDDIHKTEFRTHQGHYEF, encoded by the exons ATGGG GCACGAGATCGAAAGCTTTATCATCGGAAAAAATGGAGGAATTGTTCGCGAAATTCGCGACAATGGTGGAAGCAAAGATGGAGACGTTACGGAGAGACTAGCACATCTTGAAGCTAGTAGATTCAATCCTTCGCAAGCACAACCTGAGGTATCTTCGTTTCCGGCGTCAGGATCTATTGCAGTGCCGCATCGGATGAAGCTGGATGTGCCAAAGTTCGACGGCTCCGATGCTACTGGTTGGATCTTTAAAATTACGCAATTTTTCGAGTATCACACAACTCCAGATCATGAGAGGCTCACCATCGCATCATTTTACATGGAAGGACAAGCATTAGCTTGGTTCCAATGGATGCACCGAAATGGTCAACTATCATCCTGGCCTGCATTCCTTCATGCCCTCCACTCACGATTTGCTTCAACCACTTATGAGGATCCAACGAGATTGCTATGCAAGCTCCAACAAAGGTCGACGGTAAGCAGTTACCTCTCCGATTTTGAAACTCTAGCTAATCGAATTATCGGTTTACCTGCTCCCATGGCTTTAAGCTGTTTTATCTCGGGTTTGATACCTTCCATTCGCCGGGAAGTTCAAGTCATGCAACCAGCAACCATAAGTCAAGCAGTAGCTTACGCTAAGTTACATGAGGAGAAGCAAAACGATGCTCGAAAAGCGTTTCGACCTGTTGCAGGAGCATCTTCAAGCTCTCTCCAACATTCAGCATCTGCACCCTTATCTACTACTCCATTGTTACCTACACCGACGCGTACCAACTCGTCCACAGTTCCTTTTAAATGTCTCACGTCGGAGGAATTAGCAATGCGCAGAGAAAAAGGATTATGCTTCCAATGTGATGAAAAATACTCATGCGGTCATAAGTGTTCTCCCTCCTTGTTCCTGCTCATTATGGAGGATAGTGAGGAAGTACCAGAATCCCATGATCCACAGTTCACCTTGCCAGAGATCCTACCGAAGCCACCCCCTGCGCAGTTGAGCTTCAATGCCTTATCCGGACACGTGGTACTGGAAACATTACGGATGCAAGGGTATATTCGTGGCCAACCAGTAAGCATATTGATCGATGGTGGTAGCACACATAATTTCGTGCACCACAGGGTGGTTATGTCAGTAGGATTAACGACAACGGTGACTTCACCTTTGCGGGTCACGGTGGGCAACGGCGAGGAACTTCAGTGCCAGCACACGTGTCCTAACGTTGAGGTAACTATCCAGCAACACTCCTTCGTCATCGATTTCCATGTTTTACCTATCCGTGGTGCTGATTTAGTCTTGGGAGTCCAATGGCTGAAAACGCTGGGACCGGTGTTGACGGATTACACCACCCTCACTATGAAATTCATGGCCGCCGGTCACCTTGTGGAACTACGTGGTGAACATGAACAGGCTCTTGAATCTATCTCTTCCTCTCAGCTTCGTCGTATGATACATACAAATGGCACTAGTATGATGTTTCACATTCAGTTGGAACCTTGCCAAACCTCACAACCTGATATCAACCCGTTACCTCTCAAAGTTGAGGAGCTGATTAATAAGTATTCACAGTTATTTCAGCCCTGGAACTGCCACCCTCACGAGACACTGACCACGCCATTAACATCCTTCCAGAAGCAACACCAGTCAAC CGCCAGTCCCTTTTCATCACCAGTGTTATTGGTGAAGAAGAAGGACGGATCATGGCGATTTTGTGTCGATTATCGGGCTCTCAACGCCATCACCATTCGCGACAGGTTCCCTATACCAACCATTGACGAGTTGTTAGACGAGCTTGGCGGGGCACGATGGTTCTCTAAGTTGGATCTAATGCATGGTTACAACCAAATCCTTATGAAAGATGATGATATTCACAAAACGGAATTCAGAACCCATCAAGGGCATTACGAGTTCTGA